TTTAAAAGACAAGATCCCTTTACTGGTCCTCTTCAATGTTTCAGTTATTTTAGATGATTATATAGAGATTCCATGGGAGTGTCAATATCTGTTAGAGGGAATAGAATCTCTCCATCTCCCGCTCAAAGAAATCATTCCCATTCCTTGCATCAAAATCCCCCGCAATCTCCTCGGCCACTTCACTCATCACATCCACCGCAAATCCCGGGCGATGCCCCGCTTCCAGGAGCTTCCGGTGGAGAACGATTGCGCTCATATAAAAATAGAACATCCCATACGGGTCTTTCCCGCTGTCGGCATACTCGATGTGGCGCTCCAATACCTTGATGCCCCTGAGAGGTTCCGTTAAAGCAAGAAACCGGATATGCTCGGATGCCTCAATGAGAAAGTGGGGTTTATCGTAAATGAAAAAGTATCCCTCGGATTGGTAACGTACGGCTTGCTCCACCCGTCCGTCCTCATAATAAGGAAGGAGGAGCTTACTGTACGTAAGATGCGGAATTTCCCCGCAGCACACTTCTTTGGATAATAACAGCTTCTCGATGGGAGCCGCCTTCTCCTTTTCCCCGGTAAAATAGAAATACTCAAGCTGTGTCTGATATTCACACGCTTCACAATCCGCCAGGGAATCCCGCTCTGCGGCGAGCCATTCATGATAATAGGCGTGAGCGTCCTCTGCTTCCCCAGTCTTCAAAGCTCGTTTATGCTGATGCTGATAATAAGGGCGCAGACTGTATCCGTAGCGGTCATACGCTTCCTCGAAGTCATTGAAAAAAGCATCCAGGAGCTCCATCTCAATGCCCGGCATCTTTACCAAATGCTCCGCCATCCATTTATAGATCCAGAGGAAGCTTTCCACCCAATCCTCCAAGTTCTCTTCATTATCTAAAAAGAAACCGTTGCACCACTCGAAATGATCGAATAATTCCTCATACTCCCCAAGATAGTTGACGGTCCTCATGATTCCGAACCGACAGCAGAATTCCTTATAAAGATCCCCTTCTTTTTGGGCGATGAACAACAGATCCTCCAACCCATCCCATTTCTCAAAGCTCGCTTCTTCCCGACTCATCAGCTCTTCCCATTTATCCCAATATTGATCCACCGTCATCTTCATCCGCGAACCTCCTTCATGAGTGCGTTTTTATTTATTATAACATTCTGAATTATAATTTAACTGTTTTTTCCAAGAATTCTTCCTCATTGCTCCCCATAGAACCAGGGTGACCCCAAGCATGACGATCGAACCTCCAGCGACGGCAGCCCGAATCGACACCACCTCTGCCCCCAGTCCGATCAGAACCGTCAGCAAGATGACAAGGACCCCTTCAAGCAATCCATACAGGCTCCCTACCCGACCCATGATTTCAACGGGGATATGTTCTTGATAAAACGTCTCGAACCCTGTTGTTGCAAAGGCCAGGGCAAAGGATAAAAGAGCGAATCCAATCGCAATCGTCAAGAACCCGTGTGAAAATGCATACACGATATATCCAATAGAGACGATGACAGAGCCGACACCCATGAGGTGCATATGATGAAACTTATGAGAAAACGCCGCATTCAGGAGAGATCCCAGTACAAATCCTCCCCCTGCAATGCTCACCAGATATCCGTAGGTGCTATTAGAGAGATGCAGCACATCTTTAGAAAAAGCGGCTTCAAGGGAATCAATCACCGCGGTCATGACGAGCATGCAGGTGAACAATACGTACAGGATCATCACATACGAAGCTTTCTTGCTGAACCCCCATACGACTCGCCAATCACCCTTGACCATCTCCCAGTTGATACCGCTTATGTGAGCCGGATCCCCATCCGCAAGCTTCGGCAAAAAGAGAGTGATCACTCCCGATAACAAGAGGGCCAGGGCATTTATATAAAGGGCAAAAGTCGGCGTCCCCATCAAGAACATCAGACCGGCCACCCCGGGTCCGATCAGAAACGCCCCTGACCCGATCAGCCCCCGAAGAGCATTAAACCGCTGCCTGTTCCCACTCGGAATCAAGGTCGTGATATACGCCATCGACGCCGGATAAAAGACGGCACTCCCCATGTTGATGAAAAGCACAACGGCGTACATCCACCACTCCGCTGAAACGAAAGGCAGCATCGCGATTAAAACCGCTCTGAAAAAGTCCAGGGCCGCCATCAGATTCCGCTTATTGACCCGGTCAATCAAACTCCCCGCCCAACCGTTCGTGATTAGCGCCGCAAGTGGCTTCAACACATACAACATCACCACCGCCACA
The DNA window shown above is from Rossellomorea vietnamensis and carries:
- a CDS encoding MFS transporter, whose product is MKKWKDPLLLLSGIGISSIGGWIYLIALNLIVLDEWGSPVAVVMLYVLKPLAALITNGWAGSLIDRVNKRNLMAALDFFRAVLIAMLPFVSAEWWMYAVVLFINMGSAVFYPASMAYITTLIPSGNRQRFNALRGLIGSGAFLIGPGVAGLMFLMGTPTFALYINALALLLSGVITLFLPKLADGDPAHISGINWEMVKGDWRVVWGFSKKASYVMILYVLFTCMLVMTAVIDSLEAAFSKDVLHLSNSTYGYLVSIAGGGFVLGSLLNAAFSHKFHHMHLMGVGSVIVSIGYIVYAFSHGFLTIAIGFALLSFALAFATTGFETFYQEHIPVEIMGRVGSLYGLLEGVLVILLTVLIGLGAEVVSIRAAVAGGSIVMLGVTLVLWGAMRKNSWKKQLNYNSECYNK